One Fusarium poae strain DAOMC 252244 chromosome 4, whole genome shotgun sequence DNA window includes the following coding sequences:
- a CDS encoding hypothetical protein (TransMembrane:1 (i20-38o)~BUSCO:10143at5125~CAZy:AA1_3~CAZy:AA1_2~CAZy:AA1_1), producing MLDITSPRNEAFAGKWTRLVIAFLTILSIFTLSTFIFFQQTSFTHPQKSHPEHAQTTKPTASDSIEYKEDIPSIPQLRDTKEYILSETWDFNTSPTIREYFWAINQAILNPDGVYRPMLLINNQFPGPLVECNEGDTIIVHVKNDAPNATAIHFHGMFQNGTNNMDGTVGITQCPIAPNSTFTYKFDVKGQHGTYWYHAHHSAQASDGLLGPMVVRSKKEQELQVMDYATDRVVMVQDHYHNLTSELLMEYLAPDQENNEPVPDNGLINGRGVRDCSDFQGWDCNSTDREMPSINLEHGQRHRLRIINVGAFAEFQIQFDEHPFYVTEVEGTDVHPESLHRLNILPAQRYSVILDTNVTTGSAFWMRARMVTHCFKNENSRLESETKAIIRYHSPDKPPLDEKPTSKEWPDAIEVICRDLNTSILRPVEVISPPPADKVIILRANFEIGDWRLARGFFNESTWHPNITSPSLHRFLDSGIQSTSKKTPITINEQVFDRDKEFVLETTGIRTIDISINNFDDGAHPFHLHGHKFFVLLQGRDGYPPNPAELPEYLKKHNLLDNPLRRDVVTVEGYAWAVIRVVLDNPGLWAFHCHNTWHAESGMVMQMLVRPEVMKEWKLSSAEREMCLRESVMSGMRPDDSLWFGQFKQ from the coding sequence ATGTTGGACATAACCAGTCCAAGGAATGAGGCCTTTGCGGGAAAGTGGACAAGACTTGTCATCGCTTTTCTAACTATCCTCTCAATCTTCACGCTCAGCACATTCATCTTTTTCCAGCAAACGTCATTTACACATCCTCAAAAGTCTCACCCAGAACATGCTCAAACGACAAAGCCCACAGCATCAGACAGTATCGAGTACAAGGAGGATATCCCATCAATACCCCAACTTCGCGACACGAAGGAGTACATCCTGTCTGAAACATGGGACTTCAACACATCTCCAACGATCAGAGAATATTTTTGGGCAATCAATCAAGCGATACTGAATCCAGATGGCGTCTACAGACCCATgcttctcatcaacaaccaaTTTCCAGGCCCGTTGGTTGAATGCAACGAAGGCGACACAATCATTGTACACGTCAAGAATGATGCCCCCAACGCAACAGCAATCCATTTCCATGGCATGTTTCAGAACGGAACAAATAATATGGATGGTACTGTTGGTATAACACAATGTCCCATTGCGCCAAACTCGACATTCACTTACAAATTCGACGTCAAAGGGCAGCATGGAACATATTGGTATCATGCCCATCACAGCGCGCAAGCGTCTGATGGATTACTTGGACCAATGGTTGTGCGCTCAAAAAAGGAACAAGAGCTTCAAGTGATGGATTATGCGACTGATCGAGTTGTCATGGTGCAGGATCACTATCACAACTTGACTTCTGAGCTGCTGATGGAGTATCTTGCTCCAGACCAAGAGAACAATGAACCTGTTCCGGACAATGGTCTCATCAACGGACGGGGTGTTCGCGATTGTTCAGACTTTCAAGGTTGGGATTGCAATAGCACCGATCGCGAGATGCCCAGCATCAATCTGGAACACGGTCAACGACACAgacttcgtatcatcaacgttgGCGCATTTGCCGAGTTTCAGATTCAATTCGATGAGCATCCATTTTATGTTACTGAAGTCGAAGGCACGGATGTACATCCTGAGTCACTTCATCGACTCAACATTCTCCCAGCGCAACGGTACAGCGTCATCTTGGACACTAATGTCACCACAGGGTCCGCCTTCTGGATGAGGGCGCGGATGGTGACACACTGTTTCAAGAATGAGAACAGTAGATTGGAGTCTGAAACAAAGGCAATCATCCGATATCACAGCCCGGACAAACCGCCTTTAGACGAGAAACCCACCAGCAAAGAATGGCCGGACGCCATCGAAGTCATTTGTCGCGACCTAAACACAAGTATTCTCCGACCTGTCGAAGTTATCTCACCACCTCCAGCAGACAAAGTCATCATTCTTAGGGCAAATTTCGAAATTGGTGACTGGCGCTTGGCGAGGGGTTTCTTCAACGAGTCAACGTGGCATCCAAACATCACCAGTCCATCGCTACATCGTTTCCTGGATTCTGGTATTCAAAGCACATCTAAAAAGACACCAATCACAATTAACGAGCAGGTATTTGATCGTGACAAGGAGTTTGTTCTGGAAACAACTGGCATTCGAACAATAGACATCTCCATCAACAATTTCGATGATGGCGCCCATCCCTTCCATCTTCACGGTCACAAATTCTTCGTTCTCTTACAAGGAAGAGATGGCTACCCACCCAATCCTGCTGAGCTCCCAGAGTATCTCAAAAAGCATAACCTTTTGGACAACCCTCTCCGACGAGATGTAGTCACCGTAGAGGGATATGCTTGGGCTGTCATTCGGGTTGTGCTTGATAACCCTGGTCTTTGGGCCTTTCATTGTCATAATACCTGGCATGCTGAGTCTGGGATGGTTATGCAGATGTTAGTACGGCCTGAGGTCATGAAAGAGTGGAAGCTTAGTTCTGCAGAAAGGGAAATGTGTTTGAGAGAAAGTGTCATGTCCGGAATGAGGCCTGATGATAGTTTGTGGTTCGGACAATTTAAGCAATAG
- a CDS encoding hypothetical protein (TransMembrane:3 (i167-190o196-214i235-256o)) yields the protein MKSIKKQSLKRFFSDFTLGFSDGLTVPFALTAGLSSLGKADTVITGGLAELCAGSISMGIGGYLAARDECLPCQPTLSDEEDLSDHNGSDGTSETDCMVEQSEKMQARLDDLIRCHLEPLNLSVSSITTVLDSIQREPKTVRHTISKLESFRDNISLPDTSHTPSSIISGLTISLGYAVGGIIPLLPYFFASTVGMGLRLSTFLCLMVLFAFGAGKRWILSSDRRNIIPCLVEGLQMLVLGAVAACAAVLCVIWVADR from the coding sequence ATGAAGTCAATCAAAAAACAAAGTCTAAAGCGCTTCTTTTCCGATTTCACACTTGGTTTCTCTGATGGACTTACAGTCCCCTTCGCCCTCACAGCAGGGCTAAGCTCTCTCGGCAAAGCAGACACTGTCATAACAGGTGGATTGGCAGAGTTATGTGCTGGCAGTATAAGCATGGGAATCGGGGGATATCTCGCTGCACGCGATGAATGTCTCCCTTGTCAACCAACACTCTCAGATGAAGAGGACTTGAGCGACCACAATGGCAGCGATGGAACAAGTGAGACTGACTGTATGGTCGAGCAGTCAGAGAAGATGCAAGCAAGATTGGACGATCTCATTAGGTGTCATCTTGAGCCACTGAATCTGTCTGTTTCATCAATCACTACAGTTCTTGATAGCATCCAGCGAGAGCCAAAGACTGTACGACATACCATATCAAAACTTGAATCATTCAGGGACAACATATCGCTTCCTGACACTTCACACACACCTTCATCTATTATTTCTGGCTTGACTATATCGCTTGGCTATGCAGTTGGAGGTATCATTCCTCTCCTGCCATACTTCTTTGCCAGCACTGTGGGTATGGGACTGCGATTGAGTACCTTTCTATGCCTGATGGTGTTGTTCGCCTTTGGAGCTGGTAAGAGATGGATTCTCAGCTCAGATAGAAGAAACATCATTCCGTGTCTTGTCGAAGGGTTGCAGATGTTAGTACTGGGAGCTGTGGCCGCTTGTGCAGCAGTTTTATGTGTTATCTGGGTTGCTGATAGATAG
- a CDS encoding hypothetical protein (TransMembrane:1 (o428-453i)) — MDYFKEPVHGDQVCTIGNHTFTWTDQHIPKSQTDPLRFECDELGASAVKKIQEIHDQLRQEGQQVSRADLFETLSQYHEQDADLSQLWQETHHVPSWVDWEQIARGQRFFYRYALANLIGFAFQGFVGENSASTSVVEVLARTGGFSTRVLRRRLLETFQMVLQVTHSLESIKPGGSGHSSVIRVRLLHSMVRQQILKVAASKCRFFDQESHGIPINTLDSIHAIATFSCNHAWLQLPLMGITPDPQEVEDYIALWRYVAHVIGAPQEYYTSAKQAKAVMESLAYNELFVTPTSVVIGHNFVEALKDLPPINISDGFIQAASRVLNGHEICDQLGMGRPGWYAYACFKGHCWLVWGLATMQQWVPSFDDKMVQLCREGLHNAIIHSSQGLGGGSILDFKYVPDGRIQGKEKSGRVEGQLWFFERPLELIYLIVFIIGCLLVLGVLSGVAQLVVGISGSQKLFV, encoded by the coding sequence ATGGACTACTTCAAAGAACCTGTCCATGGAGACCAAGTTTGCACCATTGGAAACCACACTTTCACTTGGACAGACCAACACATCCCCAAATCCCAAACAGATCCTCTACGCTTCGAGTGTGACGAACTCGGTGCCTCGGCTGTGAAAAAGATTCAAGAAATCCATGATCAACTcagacaagaaggacaaCAAGTTAGCAGGGCAGACTTGTTCGAAACACTAAGCCAGTATCATGAACAAGACGCAGATCTGTCTCAGCTTTGGCAAGAAACACATCATGTTCCGTCCTGGGTTGACTGGGAACAAATTGCTAGAGGTCAGCGCTTCTTCTACAGATACGCTCTCGCAAACCTGATTGGTTTCGCCTTTCAAGGCTTTGTCGGCGAGAATTCCGCCTCAACAAGTGTGGTTGAAGTACTTGCGCGTACAGGTGGATTCAGCACGCGTGTACTCAGGAGACGCCTCCTTGAGACCTTTCAGATGGTCCTTCAAGTCACACACTCCCTTGAATCTATCAAACCGGGGGGCTCGGGTCACAGCTCGGTCATCAGAGTGCGTCTGCTGCACTCCATGGTCAGACAGCAGATCCTCAAGGTTGCCGCATCCAAGTGCCGATTCTTTGACCAAGAATCTCACGGGATACCAATCAACACTCTGGATTCCATCCACGCCATAGCCACTTTCAGCTGCAACCACGCTTGGCTACAGCTGCCGCTAATGGGTATCACGCCTGACCCCCAAGAAGTCGAGGATTACATCGCACTCTGGAGATACGTAGCGCATGTGATTGGCGCACCTCAAGAATACTACACCTCGGCCAAACAAGCTAAGGCAGTGATGGAGAGCTTAGCTTACAACGAGCTCTTTGTGACTCCAACGTCTGTCGTCATTGGACACAACTTTGTGGAAGCACTCAAGGACCTACCCCCGATCAACATCTCGGATGGGTTCATCCAAGCTGCCAGCCGTGTCTTGAACGGCCACGAGATCTGCGATCAGCTTGGTATGGGGAGACCAGGATGGTACGCGTATGCATGCTTCAAGGGCCATTGTTGGCTCGTTTGGGGCTTGGCTACGATGCAGCAATGGGTCCCGTCCTTTGACGACAAGATGGTTCAGCTGTGCAGGGAGGGATTGCATAATGCCATCATTCATAGTAGCCAGGGGCTTGGTGGTGGGTCCATTCTTGATTTCAAGTATGTTCCTGATGGGAGAATACAGGGCAAGGAGAAGAGTGGGCGAGTGGAGGGGCAACTTTGGTTCTTTGAACGCCCACTTGAGCTGATTTACTTGATCGTATTCATCATTGGTTGCCTCCTTGTCCTGGGAGTATTATCAGGCGTGGCTCAGTTGGTGGTTGGTATATCAGGGTCGCAGAAACTGTTTGTTTAG
- a CDS encoding hypothetical protein (SECRETED:SignalP(1-17)): protein MLFQATAILTLASLGLAHSPHHKADKTGWETKYTATGTAEVAAAAATAKTSSPTSKVKGKAFDRIAIIYFENENYEKAFGDPNFAWFRSKGVTLSNYFGVTHPSEPNYMAAIAGDYFGMQNDAFNRNPQNVSTIIDLLEHRGISWGLYQEDQPYTGFEGFAWVNHQNGKNDYVRKHNPAILHDSVATSEQRLSQIKNLSLVDTESSMFHRDLKENKLPQWMFITPNMTSDGHDTSVTVAGNWARTFLEPLLKNKHFMDNTLVLITWDENESYARQNHILGILLGDAVPKHLVGTTDNSFYNHYSEIATVQANWGLDTLGRWDVGANVFDLVARKTGDKLRKWKADTMDKYFWNVSYAGPFNTAGGNQQYAAPNLDLEHTFSGRKVFGPVKKEWEGSKAPSYYRDTIEVDDGLNPPKGYEPAKSK, encoded by the exons ATGTTGTTCCAAGCCACTGCCATCTTGACTCTTGCGAGTCTTGGTCTAGCCCACTCTCCTCACCACAAGGCCGACAAGACAGGATGGGAGACAAAGTACACAGCCACAGGTACTGCTGAagtcgccgccgccgctgcaACAGCCAAGACCAGCAGTCCTACTTCCAAAGTGAAGGGGAAAGCGTTTGATCGCATCGCAATTATTTACTTTGAGAATGAGAACTACGAGAAGGCCTTTGGCGATC CCAACTTCGCTTGGTTCAGATCCAAGGGCGTCACTCTCTCCAATTACTTTGGCGTCACTCATCCATCAGAGCCAAACTACATGGCCGCAATCGCTGGTGATTACTTTGGCATGCAAAACGACGCTTTCAATCGCAACCCCCAAAATGTTTCAACCATCATCGATCTCCTTGAGCATCGGGGTATTTCTTGGGGTCTTTACCAAGAAGACCAGCCATACACTGGCTTTGAAGGTTTCGCATGGGTGAACCACCAGAACGGAAAGAATGACTACGTTCGCAAGCACAACCCTGCCATTCTTCATGATAGCGTCGCTACTTCCGAACAACGACTTTCGCAAATTAAGAATCTTTCTCTTGTTGATACTGAGAGCTCTATGTTCCATCGGGATCTCAAAGAGAACAAGCTACCTCAGTGGATGTTCATTACACCCAACATGACATCTGATGGGCACGATACTTCTGTTACTGTCGCGGGTAACTGGGCCCGTACCTTTCTTGAACCGCTTCTCAAGAACAAGCACTTCATGGACAATACCCTTGTTCTCATTACATGGGACGAAAATGAATCCTATGCGCGCCAGAACCACATCCTTGGCATTCTACTCGGCGATGCTGTCCCCAAACATCTCGTTGGCACAACAGACAACAGCTTCTACAACCATTATTCTGAGATCGCCACCGTCCAGGCCAATTGGGGTCTTGACACACTTGGCCGTTGGGATGTGGGCGCAAATGTCTTTGATCTTGTTGCGCGCAAGACGGGTGACAAGTTGAGGAAGTGGAAGGCAGACACAATGGACAAGTATTTCTGGAATGTTTCCTACGCTGGCCCATTCAATACTGCTGGAGGAAATCAGCAGTATGCTGCACCAAACTTGGACTTGGAACATACTTTCTCGGGACGCAAGGTGTTTGGTCCTGTCAAGAAGGAATGGGAAGGATCTAAGGCGCCCAGTTATTACAGAGATACCATTGAGGTTGACGATGGTCTGAACCCCCCAAAGGGTTATGAGCCTGCCAAGTCCAAATAG
- a CDS encoding hypothetical protein (TransMembrane:3 (o33-60i72-88o94-113i)): protein MGMPYSKQVHAAFDQVTPLVAAGFEVLKTTKNIAILLAIIQILVAIVLTLTLLAILALIYSVNPDLEAERQALVTPFMQWLASWLIQYGNVVSWFLKVLVVLCTGGLGAFIWYNSTPTFPVAEEPALEDGEKEDDHQLKDVEKFE from the coding sequence ATGGGTATGCCATACTCCAAACAAGTCCACGCGGCATTCGACCAAGTCACTCCGCTTGTCGCCGCAGGGTTCGAAGTCCTCAAAACCACAAAGAACATCGCCATTCTTCTCGCCATCATCCAAATTCTAGTCGCCATCGTGCTGACTTTGACTCTATTGGCAATACTCGCCCTGATATACTCTGTCAATCCAGATTTGGAAGCAGAGCGGCAGGCCCTCGTCACACCATTTATGCAGTGGCTTGCGAGCTGGTTGATCCAGTATGGAAACGTCGTCAGCTGGTTCTTGAAGGTTCTTGTCGTGTTGTGCACAGGTGGTCTGGGGGCCTTCATCTGGTACAATTCGACGCCGACATTTCCCGTTGCTGAGGAACCTGCACTTGAGGATGgtgagaaggaagatgacCATCAACTAAAAGATGTTGAAAAGTTTGAATAA